A stretch of the bacterium genome encodes the following:
- a CDS encoding WG repeat-containing protein: MTKPFRMGITFIVLALGLSAQNVRLPNLIPYRKDTLWGYCDSNKTLIIQPQYDQAFLFTEGRALVVLDGKFGFIDTLGNIAVPFIYDNAGIFKDRAAKVCFQGYWGFVDRYGKEFQPAIYDDVGEFSDGMAAVNYRGKWGVIDRATRTILPVKYEGVSNFYGGFALVLLGDKYGFADDQGHEISPPIYDDAAGFFSDGLVWVRSDKKFGFVDTAGKMVIPLKYDGAGSFSENLAAVKIKNKWGYIDGHGRFVIKPKYDQAACFSQGLAAVRNNGKYGYINTKGKIKIPFRYDHAGDFAWGLAVAGVDSGVGIIDKKGKVIIPLTYTSAYIMGDGLFRIEMDGKYGLVNATGGIVASIKYDDILTTYQGLIPVLYHGERGFIDCRGREYFED; encoded by the coding sequence GTGACAAAACCTTTCAGGATGGGCATTACGTTCATCGTGCTGGCGCTTGGATTGTCGGCGCAGAATGTACGTCTGCCAAACCTGATTCCCTACCGGAAAGACACTTTATGGGGATACTGCGACAGCAATAAGACGCTCATTATCCAGCCGCAGTATGACCAGGCTTTCTTGTTTACGGAAGGCCGAGCCCTGGTAGTGCTCGATGGAAAATTCGGATTTATCGACACCCTCGGCAATATTGCAGTGCCGTTCATCTATGATAATGCCGGGATATTTAAGGACCGCGCAGCGAAAGTTTGCTTTCAGGGATACTGGGGATTTGTTGACCGGTACGGCAAGGAATTCCAACCGGCGATATATGATGATGTTGGTGAATTCAGCGACGGTATGGCCGCGGTCAATTACCGCGGAAAGTGGGGTGTAATAGACCGCGCCACCAGGACGATACTGCCAGTGAAATATGAAGGGGTAAGCAACTTCTACGGTGGATTTGCCCTGGTGCTGCTTGGCGATAAGTACGGTTTCGCCGACGACCAGGGTCACGAAATCAGTCCGCCTATCTATGATGATGCAGCTGGATTTTTTAGTGATGGTCTGGTCTGGGTGCGGAGCGATAAGAAATTCGGTTTTGTCGATACCGCGGGGAAAATGGTCATACCTTTAAAGTATGACGGAGCTGGGTCGTTCAGTGAAAATCTTGCGGCCGTGAAAATAAAAAACAAGTGGGGTTATATTGATGGCCACGGCCGGTTTGTTATCAAGCCAAAGTACGATCAGGCGGCGTGTTTCAGTCAGGGATTAGCGGCCGTAAGGAATAATGGTAAATACGGCTATATTAACACGAAGGGAAAGATTAAGATCCCGTTTCGGTATGATCATGCCGGCGATTTTGCATGGGGTCTTGCGGTGGCGGGAGTAGACAGCGGAGTTGGGATTATCGATAAAAAAGGAAAGGTGATTATACCACTGACCTATACGTCGGCTTATATCATGGGCGATGGGCTCTTCAGGATTGAAATGGATGGTAAGTACGGGTTGGTCAATGCGACGGGTGGAATAGTGGCATCAATAAAATATGACGATATCTTAACGACGTACCAGGGCTTAATCCCGGTGCTCTACCACGGGGAGCGGGGGTTTATCGATTGCCGGGGCCGGGAATATTTTGAAGATTGA
- a CDS encoding tetratricopeptide repeat protein yields the protein MLMIAALCIIPVLSFAGPDEPYLITGRVLAVSEDGRQVVINKGANDRVLKDSLCAFRPNRGYDQGDVEWDILLASGEITFIGPDTAVIELTDVRDSVLVNDCCELFVRVPSFVLDSDLGKIAIWDIAFVDYDNSLPFFTLGGIISDPHPTYTDSIVNRMAEEIRSHPDAVDYGGDKVQGGIFNGMTVREAMLKTTAEHVKLYLEYVRYYPGRYINFDWYLTNTYPWWVFLGTKTAERDRKLKVIGPLLDSAYYATQRSDFHAAIGYYKRVLGQVPDHADAVKSMKLLNTILQDRKIVENDPSDVTTCFALGKAYYDIDLFDSALVYFRRARNLGYDSLDIDRNVGYVLVSQRAYKDARKIFEKLNKVMPRDENILKWLNYSNAREKQSRSASTLESYIMTGDIKYAEDNYDDAISEYKKALAIQPHSDRVQDLIEKAAKRRKAQERQTWAADYWEKGKFEEAKGFWQEAFGLCEEIGDTSAMETVFDEMADAMYDGMFYDDAIGVYERILEINSGSYDSYISLSNCYKAKKDYETAVSWAEKGITVDPQDAWAYNILGLIYKQTKKYDQAIEYFLKASEMDEEYKYPNYNAALVYVAGQEYEKARIYLHKALEIDIEYSDARYDLVALECLLETSQKVSSDPDDADTRLRYGRALYNLEDYSRAITELNTVIAKRGDDAVAWAYLGFAYNESGQLDKARDCFERSYKLHPYPNIKAWIFHNEGTSALENDPYDPAAYLKLADSDLYWEYFDEALSDCELALQMGADTQVVYEKSAIARTGLQGNELYSTASDYYDRAEYDKAIEYADSACKVYESIGDIFGEMWALLKLGWSHANLFEHDRALEYYDRAGKVAELIFDRANKGNYLSAVGDYHWNMGDYNKALEYKKEARDIFHRNNDLTNEANVLISIGSLTGGGGEFDQMIEYYTKALDIHVKTMNYTGESYALGTLGWAYQDDGDFANALEYQKKALKIAQKYNDKWREMSAYSGIGNIYEDLGDTLNAIRYLHYYLDAATAIGSRTDRANALNTIGLVYLEIVKDYEKAYDFFVRSRDLSKATGYILGEGVAIANIGVTFSRRKMYTEAMPFHEQSLEIVRSKNASYQEMQGLNEYGETYLGLKDYDKALECFKRSIALADTIGVRREKWKYELNAGIAHEARGDLEAAVEMYKDAAATLTNIKNKIKSEQLKKGFSELDKQIDVYKRLVDILIRAGKPDEALKYIEESKSKIIKDAFGDIKPKAEDSNLQETLANVDKMEKQKETLEQKLVEERQKPANEQDQTKIRILSSTLATTEGEFNQWMLKLKFQNRKMYDALTINPTTLGDVQKDIPANTILLEYFISSDKLYIFGIGREQFIAKSVDVTEPDINATVDFYLGLLRDPQSGMDEDLKAASHKLYGYLIKPIEPEVSVFENIVVVPYGILYYLPFHALRRDDDQYVIQWKRLSYTTSATFADLLKQERGEMNSLLAIGNPDGSLPGAADEVKEVKDEVFKQDAIIWTLSEATKKKFLEQAKNYNIVHLATHGFIQNNPLESYLLFAGDNSEEQRLTLLEVAGYTSLRERTDLVFLSACQTAMEKGATSGSELISLAEAFAMAGPPTLIATLWQVSDVSTSRLVISFYTRLKRKKDDKLGALRDAQLELLATPEYAHPFYWAPFILIGNWR from the coding sequence ATGTTAATGATCGCGGCCTTGTGCATTATCCCCGTGCTTTCATTTGCCGGACCGGATGAACCTTATTTGATAACGGGTCGGGTTCTTGCGGTCTCGGAAGACGGGCGCCAGGTCGTGATAAACAAGGGCGCGAATGACCGTGTCCTGAAGGATTCTTTATGCGCTTTCCGGCCTAACCGGGGGTATGATCAGGGTGATGTAGAATGGGATATCCTGCTGGCGAGCGGGGAGATCACCTTCATCGGACCGGATACGGCGGTGATCGAGCTTACCGACGTCCGCGACAGTGTCCTGGTCAATGATTGCTGCGAGCTATTTGTCCGGGTTCCGTCATTTGTCCTCGACAGCGATCTGGGAAAGATCGCGATATGGGATATTGCTTTCGTGGATTACGACAATTCGCTCCCCTTTTTCACTCTGGGCGGTATCATCAGCGATCCCCATCCAACTTACACTGACAGCATTGTCAACCGGATGGCCGAAGAGATAAGATCTCATCCTGATGCCGTTGATTACGGCGGCGACAAAGTTCAGGGCGGGATATTCAACGGCATGACCGTCCGGGAAGCCATGCTTAAAACGACCGCCGAGCATGTCAAGCTCTACCTTGAATACGTACGGTATTATCCGGGGCGTTATATAAATTTTGACTGGTATCTTACCAATACCTACCCGTGGTGGGTCTTTCTGGGCACCAAAACCGCCGAGCGTGACCGTAAATTGAAAGTCATCGGGCCCCTGCTCGACAGCGCCTATTACGCGACCCAGCGCAGTGATTTCCATGCGGCGATCGGCTACTACAAAAGGGTTCTCGGCCAGGTGCCGGACCATGCAGACGCGGTTAAATCCATGAAACTGCTCAACACGATACTCCAGGACCGCAAGATCGTCGAGAACGACCCGAGTGATGTCACCACCTGTTTCGCATTGGGCAAGGCTTATTATGACATAGACCTGTTTGACAGCGCGCTGGTCTATTTTCGCAGGGCACGCAACCTTGGTTATGACAGTCTTGATATCGATAGGAACGTCGGTTATGTGCTGGTTTCACAGCGCGCTTACAAAGACGCGCGAAAGATCTTTGAGAAGCTGAACAAAGTCATGCCCAGGGATGAGAACATCCTGAAATGGCTCAATTATTCGAACGCGCGCGAAAAACAGTCCAGATCGGCATCCACCCTGGAGTCGTACATCATGACCGGTGATATAAAGTATGCCGAGGACAATTATGATGACGCGATCTCCGAGTATAAGAAGGCACTGGCGATCCAGCCCCATTCAGACCGCGTCCAGGATCTGATCGAGAAGGCAGCAAAACGGCGGAAAGCGCAGGAGCGGCAGACCTGGGCTGCGGACTACTGGGAAAAGGGCAAATTTGAGGAGGCCAAGGGTTTCTGGCAGGAAGCATTCGGTCTGTGCGAGGAGATCGGCGATACCTCTGCCATGGAGACCGTCTTTGATGAAATGGCAGACGCGATGTACGATGGGATGTTCTACGATGACGCGATCGGCGTCTACGAGCGCATACTGGAAATAAATTCTGGATCCTACGATTCCTATATCAGCCTCAGCAACTGCTACAAGGCCAAAAAGGACTATGAAACTGCTGTTTCCTGGGCGGAAAAAGGGATCACGGTAGATCCCCAGGACGCGTGGGCATATAATATCCTTGGTTTGATCTACAAACAGACAAAAAAGTACGACCAGGCGATCGAATATTTTCTCAAGGCCAGCGAAATGGACGAGGAATACAAATATCCCAATTACAACGCCGCGCTCGTATATGTTGCGGGACAGGAATATGAAAAGGCCCGTATCTACCTTCACAAGGCCCTCGAGATCGACATCGAATACTCCGATGCCCGATACGACCTCGTCGCCCTGGAATGCCTGCTGGAAACATCACAAAAGGTTTCATCGGACCCGGATGATGCCGACACCCGTTTGAGGTACGGACGGGCGCTGTACAACCTGGAGGATTACAGCCGTGCGATCACGGAATTGAATACCGTGATCGCGAAAAGGGGAGATGATGCGGTGGCCTGGGCGTATCTGGGTTTTGCTTATAATGAATCCGGCCAGCTGGATAAAGCACGGGACTGTTTTGAACGTTCGTATAAGCTTCATCCATATCCGAACATCAAGGCATGGATATTCCACAACGAAGGTACCAGCGCCCTGGAGAATGATCCTTATGATCCGGCCGCCTACCTGAAACTGGCGGACAGCGATCTTTACTGGGAATATTTCGATGAGGCGCTGTCCGATTGCGAGCTGGCGCTGCAGATGGGTGCCGATACGCAGGTAGTGTACGAGAAGTCAGCGATCGCCCGTACCGGTCTGCAGGGGAACGAGCTGTACAGCACGGCCAGCGATTACTATGACCGCGCCGAGTATGATAAAGCGATCGAGTACGCGGACAGTGCCTGCAAGGTCTACGAGAGCATCGGGGATATATTCGGCGAAATGTGGGCGCTATTGAAACTGGGCTGGTCGCATGCCAATCTTTTCGAACACGACAGGGCGCTGGAGTACTACGACCGTGCCGGAAAGGTCGCTGAGCTGATCTTCGACCGGGCTAACAAGGGCAATTACCTATCGGCGGTCGGCGATTATCACTGGAACATGGGTGATTACAATAAAGCGCTCGAGTACAAGAAAGAAGCGCGCGATATCTTCCACCGCAACAATGATCTCACCAACGAGGCCAATGTCCTGATCAGCATAGGTTCGCTCACCGGCGGCGGCGGTGAGTTCGACCAGATGATCGAGTATTACACCAAGGCGCTCGATATCCACGTAAAGACAATGAATTACACAGGTGAGAGTTATGCCCTGGGCACCTTGGGTTGGGCGTACCAGGATGACGGCGATTTCGCCAATGCATTGGAATACCAGAAAAAAGCTCTCAAGATCGCGCAAAAATATAACGATAAATGGCGGGAGATGAGCGCCTACAGCGGTATCGGGAACATCTACGAGGACCTAGGTGACACTTTGAACGCGATCCGTTACCTCCATTATTACCTCGATGCCGCGACCGCGATCGGCAGCAGGACCGACCGCGCGAATGCCCTGAACACGATCGGCCTGGTCTATCTCGAGATCGTCAAGGATTACGAAAAGGCTTACGATTTCTTTGTCCGTTCCAGGGATCTGTCGAAGGCCACCGGTTATATCCTGGGCGAAGGGGTGGCGATCGCCAATATCGGCGTGACCTTTTCCCGGAGAAAGATGTACACTGAAGCCATGCCCTTTCACGAGCAGAGCCTCGAGATCGTCAGGAGTAAGAACGCATCCTATCAGGAAATGCAGGGGCTGAACGAGTACGGGGAGACCTACCTGGGGCTGAAGGACTATGACAAGGCTCTGGAGTGCTTCAAGCGGTCGATCGCCCTGGCGGACACGATCGGCGTAAGGCGGGAAAAATGGAAGTATGAGCTAAATGCCGGCATCGCCCACGAAGCAAGGGGTGACCTGGAAGCCGCGGTCGAGATGTACAAGGACGCGGCCGCGACCCTGACCAATATCAAGAACAAGATCAAGAGCGAGCAGTTGAAAAAGGGTTTTTCTGAACTGGACAAGCAGATCGACGTGTATAAACGGCTGGTCGACATCCTGATACGAGCCGGCAAGCCGGACGAAGCCTTGAAATACATCGAAGAGAGTAAATCAAAGATCATCAAGGATGCTTTTGGCGATATCAAACCCAAAGCTGAAGATTCCAACCTTCAAGAAACCCTTGCCAACGTCGACAAGATGGAAAAGCAGAAGGAGACGCTGGAACAAAAGTTGGTCGAGGAACGGCAAAAACCGGCGAATGAACAGGACCAGACCAAGATCCGGATCTTGAGCAGCACCCTGGCCACGACCGAAGGCGAGTTCAATCAATGGATGCTGAAACTGAAATTCCAGAACCGGAAGATGTATGATGCACTGACTATCAATCCCACGACCCTGGGCGATGTCCAGAAGGATATACCGGCAAACACGATCCTGCTCGAGTATTTTATATCGTCCGACAAGCTCTATATTTTCGGCATCGGTCGAGAACAGTTCATCGCCAAGTCGGTCGATGTCACGGAGCCGGACATCAACGCGACCGTTGATTTTTATCTAGGCCTGCTGCGCGATCCGCAGTCCGGTATGGACGAGGATCTGAAGGCCGCGTCCCACAAGCTGTACGGATACTTGATCAAGCCGATCGAGCCGGAAGTCAGCGTTTTTGAAAATATCGTGGTCGTGCCCTACGGGATCCTGTACTATCTTCCATTCCACGCGCTGCGGCGGGACGATGATCAGTACGTCATTCAGTGGAAGCGGTTGTCATACACGACATCGGCGACGTTTGCCGATCTGCTGAAACAGGAACGAGGGGAAATGAATAGCCTGCTGGCGATCGGCAATCCCGATGGCAGTCTGCCGGGCGCTGCCGATGAAGTGAAAGAGGTCAAGGATGAGGTTTTCAAACAGGACGCGATCATCTGGACGCTGTCCGAGGCGACGAAGAAAAAATTTCTGGAACAGGCAAAAAACTACAATATCGTGCACCTGGCGACGCACGGTTTTATCCAGAACAATCCTCTTGAATCATACCTGCTATTCGCCGGCGATAACTCGGAAGAACAGCGGCTGACCCTGCTGGAAGTTGCCGGTTACACTTCTTTAAGAGAAAGGACCGATCTGGTCTTTTTATCCGCCTGCCAAACGGCCATGGAAAAAGGCGCCACCAGCGGATCCGAGCTTATTTCCCTGGCCGAGGCGTTCGCGATGGCCGGACCGCCAACGCTTATCGCCACGCTCTGGCAGGTCAGCGATGTTTCAACCAGCCGGCTCGTGATATCGTTCTACACCAGGCTTAAAAGAAAAAAAGATGATAAATTAGGCGCGCTGCGGGACGCGCAGCTGGAGCTCCTGGCGACGCCGGAATATGCCCATCCATTTTACTGGGCGCCGTTCATCCTGATCGGAAACTGGAGATAA
- a CDS encoding CGGC domain-containing protein → MKEKVKIGIIICDRYRTCAGGKCFRAARNREGAFGRYQKQNLEIVGYATCNGCPGGNIEYAPEEMKKNGASVIHFATGMVVGYPPCPYITQLRDFIKNKYGIEVVVGTHPIPQKYYIMHTALKTWDSPEWEALIQPIVTDEITRRAYD, encoded by the coding sequence ATGAAAGAAAAAGTGAAGATCGGCATAATAATTTGTGACCGTTATCGAACCTGCGCCGGAGGAAAATGCTTTCGTGCCGCCAGAAACAGAGAGGGTGCTTTCGGCCGGTACCAGAAGCAGAATTTAGAAATCGTGGGGTACGCGACCTGCAATGGTTGCCCCGGAGGCAATATTGAATACGCGCCTGAAGAAATGAAGAAAAACGGAGCCAGCGTCATCCATTTCGCGACGGGCATGGTTGTTGGTTACCCGCCGTGCCCGTACATCACCCAATTGCGCGATTTCATCAAGAATAAATACGGAATTGAAGTTGTCGTTGGAACTCACCCGATTCCTCAAAAATATTACATTATGCATACTGCACTTAAAACCTGGGATTCTCCGGAATGGGAGGCTTTGATTCAACCGATCGTGACCGATGAAATAACCCGCCGCGCGTATGATTGA
- the selD gene encoding selenide, water dikinase SelD, translated as MSAAQLAQALSILPRSKDKNLLVGINTADDAGVYRISKNSAVVFTVDMLTPVISDPKVYGMIVAANSISDIYAMGGDPKLGLNIIGFPGDGDPEILGQILLGGEERAQEAGVTILGGHTFVANEIRYGLAVFGYIHPDRIITNTGAQPGDVVVLTKPIGTGTIIQSVIEKKDQGIDLQQVVEAMTTLNRDASLAMRQAGTHAATDITGYGLAGHLVEMAQASRVGIELRLSQIPVHKGVLEVLKKGVEEPGISMNLGSFSNNVRRKDKNSLLGKLIFSSETSGGLAVVLPEDKLGFFWERYPNLSPVIGRVTKKNPGRITVIP; from the coding sequence ATGTCGGCTGCGCAGTTGGCGCAAGCACTTTCCATTCTCCCCCGGAGCAAGGATAAAAATCTTCTGGTTGGCATTAATACTGCTGATGACGCAGGTGTCTATCGGATAAGTAAGAATTCCGCAGTTGTCTTTACTGTTGATATGCTCACCCCCGTTATCTCGGATCCAAAAGTGTATGGTATGATTGTGGCCGCGAATTCTATTTCTGACATCTACGCGATGGGCGGGGATCCAAAACTCGGTCTAAATATCATCGGTTTTCCAGGGGACGGCGATCCTGAAATATTAGGGCAAATTCTGCTTGGTGGCGAAGAAAGGGCACAAGAAGCAGGAGTCACTATCCTTGGCGGGCATACCTTTGTTGCCAACGAGATTAGATATGGGCTCGCGGTTTTTGGCTATATTCACCCGGATAGAATAATCACCAATACTGGAGCCCAACCGGGGGATGTGGTTGTACTCACCAAACCAATCGGTACCGGGACCATCATTCAATCGGTTATCGAAAAAAAAGACCAAGGGATTGATTTACAGCAGGTTGTTGAAGCAATGACTACTTTGAACCGTGATGCCTCGCTTGCCATGAGGCAGGCAGGAACTCACGCTGCCACCGATATTACTGGCTATGGATTGGCGGGCCATTTGGTAGAGATGGCGCAGGCGAGCAGGGTGGGCATTGAACTGCGGCTTTCTCAAATACCTGTGCACAAAGGAGTTCTGGAAGTTTTGAAAAAAGGAGTTGAGGAACCAGGCATTTCCATGAACCTTGGTTCTTTTTCAAATAACGTGCGGAGAAAAGATAAAAATTCTCTGCTTGGCAAGCTCATCTTCAGTTCTGAAACATCGGGTGGATTGGCAGTCGTATTGCCTGAGGATAAACTGGGGTTTTTCTGGGAAAGGTATCCGAACTTATCGCCGGTAATTGGCAGGGTAACCAAAAAAAATCCGGGGAGAATTACGGTCATACCGTGA
- a CDS encoding ferredoxin-thioredoxin reductase catalytic domain-containing protein, translated as MFEHDNDCQMNYQRLKKIAERKGFIINPNRDWDEQIIGLMTNNLKEHGKYYCPCKQHHPVDRECDVVCPCPTLDDEVEQDGYCHCRLFCKKDYKREIFNILETITCPG; from the coding sequence ATGTTTGAACATGATAATGATTGTCAAATGAACTATCAGCGGTTAAAAAAAATTGCCGAAAGGAAAGGATTTATAATAAATCCCAATCGGGATTGGGATGAACAGATAATCGGGCTCATGACCAATAACCTGAAAGAGCATGGCAAATATTATTGCCCCTGCAAACAACACCATCCGGTAGATCGAGAATGCGATGTCGTATGCCCCTGTCCGACCCTGGATGATGAGGTGGAGCAGGATGGTTATTGCCACTGTCGGCTCTTTTGCAAAAAAGACTATAAACGAGAGATATTCAATATTCTCGAGACCATTACCTGCCCGGGTTGA
- a CDS encoding peptidoglycan DD-metalloendopeptidase family protein, with protein sequence MRPLLLTRFAEFLLLLSLLILGCSRRKEDKVTGKIHQPVVTTEFVQIKRNDHLQAALFRTSLDRSLALQIIDELKISQFPFRYCRPADSVYIVRINGEFSKFCYTMSPKEKYIVEKDSQGLICYMHSPYIERHMVIIWGKINSSLYETMLKMGETPELVYNFADIFAREIDFSTETQNGDSFEILVEKEIVDSNSVSYPKIFYVRYQGYVGDYAGIYFDDPEGYDDFYSLKGESLRKSLLKSPLRYSRISSYFSNRRFHPILRIWRPHHGLDYVAPIGTPVSSIGDGKITYAGWKGGYGNLVEIKHPNNYLTRYGHLSKIAPGIKVGKYVKMGDLIAYSGNTGLSTGPHLHFELHINNVPVNPLSIKIPRAPSVKKEYKQLFENEKQKILGMAIDLKKFSSGKGSDKDTSLDR encoded by the coding sequence ATGAGACCCCTTCTTCTTACTCGGTTTGCTGAATTTCTTTTGTTATTGTCGCTTCTCATTTTAGGCTGTTCCAGAAGAAAAGAAGATAAAGTCACCGGAAAAATTCATCAGCCGGTTGTCACGACTGAGTTTGTACAGATCAAGAGAAATGATCACCTTCAGGCAGCTCTCTTCCGCACGAGCCTTGATCGTTCACTTGCCCTGCAAATTATCGATGAATTAAAAATATCCCAATTTCCCTTTCGGTACTGCCGTCCCGCTGATTCGGTCTATATCGTGCGGATTAATGGTGAGTTTTCAAAATTTTGCTATACAATGAGTCCGAAAGAAAAATATATTGTCGAGAAAGATTCCCAGGGATTAATCTGCTACATGCATTCCCCCTATATCGAACGGCACATGGTTATTATTTGGGGTAAGATCAATTCTTCGCTCTACGAGACGATGCTGAAGATGGGCGAAACACCAGAACTGGTTTACAATTTTGCCGACATTTTTGCCCGGGAGATAGATTTTTCCACTGAGACCCAGAATGGGGATAGCTTTGAAATCTTAGTTGAGAAAGAAATTGTCGATTCGAATTCGGTAAGCTATCCGAAGATATTTTATGTTCGCTATCAGGGTTATGTCGGTGATTACGCGGGCATCTATTTCGACGATCCTGAAGGTTATGATGATTTTTACAGCTTGAAAGGCGAATCTTTAAGGAAATCGCTGCTTAAGTCGCCGCTCCGTTACAGCCGGATAAGCTCCTATTTTTCTAACCGCCGTTTTCATCCGATCCTGCGTATCTGGCGTCCTCACCATGGTCTTGATTATGTTGCACCGATCGGCACTCCGGTATCTTCGATCGGCGATGGAAAGATCACCTATGCGGGTTGGAAAGGGGGATACGGCAACCTGGTTGAGATTAAGCATCCGAATAATTATTTGACGCGGTATGGTCATCTTTCAAAAATTGCCCCAGGCATAAAGGTAGGTAAATATGTCAAAATGGGTGATTTGATCGCCTATTCGGGGAATACCGGTCTAAGCACCGGTCCCCATCTCCATTTTGAGCTTCATATCAACAATGTGCCCGTCAATCCTTTAAGCATAAAGATACCCAGAGCACCCTCAGTTAAGAAAGAATATAAACAACTCTTCGAGAATGAAAAACAGAAAATACTTGGAATGGCCATAGATTTGAAAAAGTTCAGCAGCGGCAAAGGTTCAGATAAAGATACGTCGCTCGATAGATGA
- a CDS encoding aminotransferase class I/II-fold pyridoxal phosphate-dependent enzyme, whose product MPLHLIRGSLFLPIFAEPEAIMRIETDIVHGGQHPDKSTGAISPPIYQTSTFAFRDADHGARLFKNEEEGYIYTRISNPTIDILAGKIARLESAESGLVFSSGLAAILATIITCAGCNDYIISDNTIYGGTFALFNTILPRLGIQVTIVDATKIDELNKAIKPNTRMIFIETPVNPTLKIIDIARCSEIARSRNIPVCVDNTFATPYLQRPIELGADIVVHSATKYLSGHGDIVGGMVVGKGDFIARMQAETAKEMGATASPFNAWLILRGLKTLAVRMTRHCENAKRIVQFLTSQPRVEKVYYPGLPDHPGHGTARKQMSDFGGMIGFDMKGGKEAGKVLMNSVKLCILAVSLGDVDTLIEHPASMTHSNYSENDLQKCGISPGFVRLSVGIENVQDIIFDLQQALEKI is encoded by the coding sequence TTGCCATTGCATCTGATCAGGGGAAGCCTTTTTCTTCCCATCTTTGCCGAACCCGAGGCGATAATGCGTATTGAGACCGATATCGTTCATGGTGGTCAGCACCCGGATAAATCAACCGGTGCGATCTCGCCGCCCATCTATCAGACATCAACTTTTGCCTTCCGCGATGCCGATCACGGGGCGCGTTTGTTTAAAAATGAAGAAGAAGGATATATCTATACAAGGATCAGCAACCCCACGATTGACATTCTGGCAGGCAAAATTGCGCGGTTGGAGTCAGCCGAGTCCGGTTTGGTATTCTCTTCTGGTCTTGCCGCAATCTTAGCCACGATCATAACTTGCGCGGGCTGCAATGATTACATCATCTCGGACAATACAATTTACGGCGGCACATTTGCTTTATTCAACACAATCCTGCCCCGCCTGGGCATTCAGGTTACTATTGTTGATGCGACGAAAATTGATGAATTAAACAAAGCAATAAAACCGAACACCCGAATGATATTTATTGAGACGCCGGTCAATCCTACGCTCAAAATTATCGATATTGCACGGTGCTCTGAAATCGCCCGAAGCCGTAATATCCCGGTATGTGTGGACAATACTTTTGCGACCCCATATCTCCAGCGACCAATAGAACTTGGGGCCGACATCGTGGTCCATTCGGCAACCAAGTATTTGAGCGGGCACGGTGATATTGTCGGCGGCATGGTTGTCGGCAAGGGGGATTTTATCGCGAGAATGCAGGCCGAGACTGCTAAAGAAATGGGTGCAACGGCATCGCCTTTCAATGCCTGGCTGATTTTAAGAGGATTGAAAACACTCGCCGTGCGGATGACCCGTCATTGCGAAAACGCAAAAAGAATTGTTCAGTTTCTCACAAGCCAGCCCAGGGTTGAAAAAGTATATTACCCTGGTTTGCCAGATCATCCCGGACACGGGACCGCCAGGAAACAGATGAGTGATTTCGGCGGCATGATTGGTTTTGATATGAAGGGCGGGAAAGAAGCGGGGAAGGTTCTCATGAATTCAGTCAAATTGTGCATCCTCGCGGTGAGTCTCGGAGATGTCGATACTTTGATCGAGCATCCTGCCTCAATGACCCATTCGAACTATTCTGAAAACGATTTACAGAAATGCGGAATCAGTCCGGGTTTTGTGCGCTTGTCAGTTGGCATTGAAAATGTCCAAGATATTATATTTGATTTACAGCAGGCTCTTGAAAAGATCTGA